One genomic segment of Novisyntrophococcus fermenticellae includes these proteins:
- a CDS encoding AraC family ligand binding domain-containing protein, protein MSLPLEIFSDSSERLHYNTPDFPMYVHKDQLVRYGYAATCHWHPDLEFILILDGKMDFFVNGEIVHIDSHNGIFINSKRMHYGFSADKENCSFIAVVIHPALLFENSQDMRRYVNQKFGSDSDDFILLNPHIEWQKETMYIMSSIYDDMHSGSPNIIRLLSQAVSLCANIADHIQQVPRHHINEEFRETVLKMTEFIHQYYDLKITLGDIAGSGAVCRSKCCELFNKYVGQTPNAYVIRYRIAKSCDMLRETNRTVSDIAITSPEQSVGDVLLHFGSQKRFP, encoded by the coding sequence ATGAGTCTGCCATTAGAAATATTTTCTGATTCATCAGAACGATTGCATTATAATACACCAGATTTTCCTATGTATGTTCATAAAGACCAACTTGTTCGGTATGGATATGCCGCCACATGTCATTGGCATCCGGATTTGGAATTTATTCTTATACTTGATGGGAAAATGGATTTTTTCGTGAATGGAGAAATTGTGCATATAGATTCTCATAATGGTATTTTTATTAATAGTAAGCGTATGCATTATGGGTTTTCTGCAGATAAAGAAAACTGTTCATTTATTGCTGTTGTTATTCATCCTGCATTGCTTTTTGAAAATTCTCAAGATATGAGACGATATGTGAATCAGAAATTTGGCTCAGACAGCGATGATTTTATATTACTCAACCCTCACATTGAGTGGCAAAAAGAAACTATGTATATCATGAGTAGCATTTATGATGATATGCATAGTGGAAGTCCGAATATAATACGTTTGCTATCTCAGGCCGTATCCCTTTGTGCAAATATTGCAGATCACATTCAACAAGTGCCCAGGCATCACATAAATGAAGAGTTTCGAGAAACTGTTTTGAAAATGACAGAATTTATTCATCAATATTATGATTTAAAGATAACTCTTGGTGATATTGCGGGTTCTGGAGCTGTATGTAGAAGTAAATGCTGTGAGTTGTTCAATAAATATGTTGGGCAAACACCGAATGCTTATGTGATTAGATATCGTATTGCAAAAAGTTGTGATATGTTACGAGAAACGAACAGAACTGTTAGTGACATAGCAATTACATCACCGGAGCAATCAGTTGGAGATGTTTTGCTACACTTTGGGAGTCAAAAGCGATTCCCATAG
- a CDS encoding sugar O-acetyltransferase has translation MTNKERKEKGLVYRYDDLSLLGNQFLFQEKLYEYNHTRPTETEKRQQLLKEIFAEIGEDCHVEIPLNANWGCKHVHFGKGIYCNSNVTFVDDADIYVGDNCLIAPNVVISTSGHPILPVLREHHYVYNLCVYIGKNTWIGSGVQIMPGVTIGDNSVIGAGSVVTNDIPSNVVALGIPCRVVREIGEKDRKYYFKNRELDVWE, from the coding sequence ATGACAAATAAAGAACGAAAGGAAAAAGGATTGGTGTATCGTTACGATGATCTATCCCTTTTAGGAAACCAATTCTTATTTCAAGAAAAGCTCTATGAGTATAACCACACTCGCCCAACTGAAACAGAGAAGCGGCAGCAATTATTAAAAGAAATCTTTGCCGAGATAGGGGAAGATTGTCACGTTGAAATTCCACTAAATGCAAATTGGGGTTGTAAACATGTACACTTTGGCAAAGGAATCTATTGTAATTCAAATGTTACTTTCGTTGATGACGCCGATATATATGTAGGCGATAATTGTCTGATTGCCCCCAATGTAGTAATTTCTACTTCCGGACATCCTATATTACCTGTTTTGAGAGAGCATCACTATGTATACAATCTTTGTGTTTATATTGGGAAAAATACCTGGATTGGTTCCGGAGTTCAAATCATGCCGGGTGTGACAATAGGTGATAATTCCGTGATAGGAGCAGGAAGTGTTGTAACAAATGATATCCCCTCTAATGTAGTTGCATTAGGGATCCCGTGTCGAGTAGTTCGTGAAATTGGGGAAAAGGACAGAAAATATTATTTTAAGAACAGGGAGTTAGATGTATGGGAGTGA
- a CDS encoding AAA family ATPase has translation MIFIDLVTFPDDDEETSVFWAEKRTCYDSFYPFKVLSKNFLSKIDFEPITILYGGNGSGKTTALNVIAEKANVKRESNYNKSSFFLEYLKLCRINIRTKIPDNSRIITSDDVFDYMLNVRSMNDGIDRKREEIFQDYLEMKYAQFQVHSIHDFEKLQMVNSAKRKTQSKFVRSRLIDNIREYSNGESAFRYFTEKIEENGLYILDEPENSLLPNRQEELVKFIDDSARFFGCQFIISTHSPFLLAIKGAKIYDLDEVPVDVKKWTQLKNVRTYYEFFKRYEDDFD, from the coding sequence ATGATATTCATAGATTTGGTTACATTCCCCGATGATGATGAAGAGACTTCTGTATTTTGGGCCGAAAAAAGAACCTGTTATGATTCTTTTTATCCTTTTAAAGTTCTATCAAAAAATTTCCTTTCGAAAATCGATTTTGAACCGATTACTATTTTATATGGAGGGAATGGCTCAGGAAAAACAACTGCTTTAAATGTAATTGCGGAAAAAGCAAACGTGAAAAGAGAGTCAAATTATAACAAATCCAGTTTTTTCTTAGAGTATCTGAAGCTGTGCCGGATAAATATAAGAACGAAAATACCGGATAACAGCAGGATTATAACCAGTGATGATGTATTTGACTATATGCTCAATGTCCGCAGCATGAATGATGGTATCGACCGGAAAAGAGAAGAGATCTTTCAGGATTATTTAGAAATGAAATATGCACAGTTTCAGGTTCATTCTATCCATGATTTTGAAAAATTGCAAATGGTAAACAGTGCGAAGCGTAAAACTCAATCAAAGTTTGTCCGGTCCCGATTAATCGATAATATCAGAGAGTACTCAAATGGCGAAAGTGCTTTTCGATATTTTACAGAGAAGATAGAAGAAAATGGACTTTATATTCTGGACGAGCCGGAAAATAGCCTTTTACCCAACCGGCAGGAGGAACTGGTAAAGTTTATTGATGATTCTGCAAGGTTCTTTGGATGTCAGTTTATCATATCCACTCATTCCCCCTTTCTTTTAGCTATCAAAGGGGCTAAAATTTATGACCTTGATGAAGTCCCGGTAGATGTAAAGAAGTGGACACAATTGAAAAATGTCCGTACCTACTATGAATTCTTTAAGCGATATGAAGATGATTTTGATTAA